The following coding sequences are from one Saprospiraceae bacterium window:
- a CDS encoding cation:proton antiporter, with product METSLIIIIIGLFIFFGHYLSGLFGRKGVPDVLGLMLIGLLIGPVSKLVSPEIFGQFGSLFSNLVLIFILFESGTELRIASLKESFKDSAAITTIGFLSTTLVVFLMCFLILDISLLSSLFIGSTLGGTSAAVVVGLVKQIAITSKTATTLIVESAESDVFTLAVPISILGLMMTGQIDTKMLFSQFITSLVMAVLLGVMGAFSWSYIINKIQSLKSTKFSTPAFLFIVYGLSEYLGFSGPLTALTFGIAIGNLEYFEPKLLSRIIPNQSIVLPDEEKDFFSQIVFLLRTFFFIFIGINIRIDRLDWLMWGAIITICLFLVRLVIVKLMFTSQTPVEDRAIISMMIPKGLGAAVIATLPLQNQHPDGIVIQAICFSVILFSTMICVILFYLLRIGISLPFYQKIYPGSEILKRA from the coding sequence ATGGAAACATCTCTCATCATCATCATTATCGGCTTGTTTATCTTTTTCGGACATTATCTGAGCGGATTGTTTGGCCGGAAAGGGGTGCCCGATGTTTTGGGCCTCATGCTGATAGGGCTCTTGATTGGTCCGGTTTCCAAGCTCGTTAGTCCTGAAATTTTTGGGCAATTTGGTTCGCTGTTTAGCAATTTGGTTTTGATTTTTATACTCTTTGAAAGTGGTACGGAACTCAGAATTGCTTCCTTGAAGGAATCATTCAAAGACTCTGCAGCCATTACTACAATAGGATTTTTGAGTACCACTTTGGTGGTTTTTTTGATGTGTTTTTTGATACTCGATATTTCGCTGCTGAGTAGTTTGTTTATCGGGAGCACTTTAGGTGGTACCTCTGCGGCGGTTGTAGTAGGACTCGTCAAACAAATAGCCATAACTTCTAAAACTGCTACGACTTTAATCGTGGAGTCTGCAGAATCAGATGTTTTTACACTGGCAGTCCCCATTAGTATTTTAGGATTGATGATGACCGGACAAATCGATACAAAAATGCTGTTCTCACAATTTATTACTTCATTGGTCATGGCTGTATTGTTGGGCGTAATGGGTGCGTTTAGTTGGTCCTATATCATCAATAAAATTCAATCGCTGAAATCTACTAAGTTCTCCACGCCGGCATTTTTATTCATCGTGTATGGCTTATCAGAATATCTTGGTTTCAGTGGTCCGCTCACTGCATTGACTTTTGGAATTGCCATCGGTAATCTCGAATATTTTGAACCCAAACTTTTGAGCAGAATAATACCCAACCAAAGTATCGTGCTTCCCGATGAAGAGAAAGATTTCTTTTCACAAATTGTATTTCTATTGCGCACATTCTTCTTTATCTTTATTGGCATCAACATCAGAATTGATCGCCTGGATTGGTTGATGTGGGGAGCAATTATAACGATCTGTTTGTTTTTGGTTCGGTTGGTCATCGTAAAGCTCATGTTTACTTCGCAAACACCTGTTGAAGACCGCGCCATCATCAGCATGATGATCCCTAAAGGTTTGGGTGCAGCCGTGATTGCTACATTACCCTTGCAGAATCAGCATCCTGATGGAATAGTGATCCAGGCAATTTGCTTTTCGGTCATTTTGTTTAGTACGATGATTTGTGTGATCTTATTTTATTTATTGCGGATAGGAATCAGTTTGCCATTTTATCAGAAAATTTATCCGGGCTCGGAAATATTAAAACGAGCATAA
- a CDS encoding mobile mystery protein A, translating into MGKKALQVQHLSDKMQVVSILNNVAQPPTGWIKATRITLGITLQQLGNKLSISKQSMRDIERREQDGTITIKALTAAAHALDMNLVYGFVPMDGTLEQLIDRKAKELATQIVLRTSNSMKLEDQENSKKRLLKAIEECTTALKNEMPKILWD; encoded by the coding sequence ATGGGCAAAAAGGCATTACAGGTTCAGCATCTTAGTGATAAAATGCAAGTGGTTTCAATTTTAAATAATGTAGCACAGCCGCCAACTGGCTGGATTAAAGCTACTCGTATTACTTTAGGTATAACATTGCAGCAATTGGGAAATAAGTTATCCATTTCAAAGCAAAGCATGCGAGATATAGAACGAAGGGAACAGGATGGCACAATTACAATTAAAGCACTTACGGCCGCAGCTCATGCATTAGATATGAATTTGGTGTATGGATTCGTACCTATGGATGGCACTTTGGAGCAATTGATTGACAGAAAAGCAAAAGAGTTAGCCACTCAAATTGTATTAAGGACCTCCAACTCCATGAAATTGGAGGATCAGGAAAATTCGAAAAAACGTTTACTTAAAGCAATTGAGGAATGCACAACTGCTTTAAAAAACGAAATGCCTAAGATTTTATGGGATTAA
- a CDS encoding gliding motility-associated C-terminal domain-containing protein gives MSLPDTNRYEICPGDSIQLNGQWIYDTLKIESHYQNQNGCDSVHRTIVSYKSIPQEKNLQYFICQGDSIYIANAWIKEEMNWTIRKQNQSSCDSVFHYQIKWYDEIHVDVLNELQIDEGDSLVLDPYYSSNVNQVNWSPSTGLSCTNCLRPKVSPPKDTKYYITVQDDNGCTAIDSILIRLIKKEKELYVPNSFSPNGDNLNDRWGPVLEEGNGMVESIKVFDRWGNLVYECSGLQIKNGLCAKWDGSLR, from the coding sequence TTGAGCTTACCCGACACCAACAGATATGAAATATGTCCCGGAGATTCCATTCAACTTAATGGTCAATGGATTTATGATACTTTGAAGATTGAATCTCATTATCAAAATCAAAATGGCTGTGATTCAGTTCATAGAACGATCGTTAGCTACAAAAGCATTCCACAAGAAAAGAATCTTCAATATTTTATTTGTCAGGGCGATTCAATATATATCGCAAATGCCTGGATCAAAGAAGAAATGAATTGGACCATCCGAAAACAAAACCAAAGCAGTTGCGATTCGGTTTTTCATTATCAGATCAAATGGTATGATGAAATCCATGTTGATGTACTCAATGAGTTACAAATCGATGAAGGAGATTCCTTGGTATTGGATCCTTATTATTCATCCAATGTAAATCAGGTAAATTGGTCACCATCTACCGGACTGAGTTGTACAAATTGTTTACGTCCCAAAGTAAGTCCTCCAAAAGATACCAAATACTACATCACCGTACAAGATGACAACGGTTGCACTGCGATTGACTCCATACTCATAAGGCTTATTAAAAAGGAAAAGGAGTTGTATGTCCCTAATAGTTTTAGTCCAAATGGAGATAATCTCAATGATCGCTGGGGACCTGTGTTGGAGGAGGGAAACGGGATGGTTGAAAGCATCAAAGTATTTGACCGGTGGGGAAATCTTGTTTATGAATGTAGCGGCTTACAAATTAAAAATGGCCTATGTGCGAAATGGGATGGTAGTTTACGGTAA
- a CDS encoding ribonucleoside triphosphate reductase — MNQFVIKRNGDYHPFLSFKIEDAITKAFKGQQLEPDLDLIGSVLQILESKNIWAVEEIQDIIEKELFKKAHYTTMRAFILHRHTRKLQREHQNGLNDDTTYIDCSQTIEEYVFQKDWRINANANTSYSSAGLINNVAGKVIANYWLDKVYSKEEAYAHRNGDYHIHDLDCLTGYCAGWSLRILLNDGFNGVRGRVESRPPSHFREALGQMANFLGILQSEWAGAQAFSSFDTYLAPYVFKDQLQFDEVLKAVRSFVYNLNVPARWGQSPFTNITLDWVVPNDLKEQIPTRNARHLFEGNSSEQLLVSAQKKGVSSLTELCYKHFQEEMNLINKAYYTVMTEGDANGQPFTFPIPTVNITEEFDWYGENTDLLFENTAKIGSSYFQNFIGSQYILDEQGNKIENPYAYKPNAIRSMCCRLQLDLRELLKRGNGLFGSAEMTGSIGVVTLNMARLGYLHKHDLQGLYNKLNHLLELAKSSLEKKREFIQLLYDRGLFPYTKRYLPHFRNHFSTIGVNGMNEMIRNFTGDQCDIIHTEGHELALNILEHIRKKMSNIQEETGNLFNLEATPAEGTTYRFAKEDKKRFPDILQAGYGDHIYYTNSSQLPVNYTDDPFEALLLQDELQCKYTGGTVLHLYMREKISSPEACRKLVQKVISNFRLPYITVTPVFSVCNKHGYLSGEHEYCPQCDELLLKTLLTDSNKN; from the coding sequence ATGAATCAATTTGTAATCAAACGCAATGGAGATTACCATCCATTTCTCTCTTTTAAAATAGAAGACGCCATCACGAAAGCATTTAAAGGTCAACAGTTGGAACCAGATCTGGATTTGATTGGAAGTGTTCTTCAAATTCTTGAATCAAAAAATATTTGGGCCGTTGAAGAAATTCAGGACATCATTGAAAAAGAATTATTCAAGAAAGCCCACTACACTACCATGCGCGCATTTATACTTCACAGACATACGCGAAAATTACAACGCGAACATCAAAACGGACTCAATGACGATACGACTTATATAGATTGTTCCCAAACTATTGAAGAATATGTATTCCAAAAAGACTGGCGAATTAATGCCAATGCCAATACTTCCTATTCAAGTGCGGGACTGATCAATAATGTTGCTGGAAAGGTGATCGCCAATTATTGGCTGGATAAAGTGTATTCAAAAGAAGAAGCTTATGCACACCGCAACGGAGATTATCACATTCATGATCTCGATTGCCTTACGGGTTATTGTGCCGGTTGGAGTTTGCGAATTTTATTAAATGATGGTTTCAACGGAGTACGCGGTCGCGTTGAAAGCAGGCCGCCATCGCATTTTCGGGAAGCGCTCGGGCAAATGGCCAACTTTTTGGGAATCTTACAAAGCGAATGGGCGGGTGCCCAGGCTTTTAGTTCTTTTGATACCTACCTCGCACCTTACGTTTTCAAAGATCAATTGCAATTTGATGAAGTACTAAAAGCCGTCAGAAGTTTTGTTTACAATCTCAACGTGCCTGCACGCTGGGGCCAATCGCCGTTTACCAATATTACCTTGGACTGGGTGGTACCGAATGATCTCAAAGAACAGATTCCTACCCGAAATGCCAGACATTTGTTTGAGGGGAATTCATCCGAACAACTGTTAGTTTCCGCACAAAAAAAGGGCGTTTCGTCATTGACAGAATTGTGTTACAAACACTTTCAAGAAGAAATGAATCTGATCAACAAGGCCTATTATACCGTCATGACCGAAGGAGATGCCAACGGACAGCCATTTACTTTTCCAATTCCAACAGTTAATATAACAGAAGAATTTGACTGGTATGGTGAAAACACAGACTTGTTGTTTGAAAATACAGCAAAAATAGGTTCTTCCTATTTCCAGAATTTCATTGGAAGTCAATACATTCTAGATGAACAGGGAAATAAAATTGAAAATCCCTATGCCTACAAACCCAATGCCATACGAAGTATGTGCTGCCGTTTGCAATTGGATTTAAGAGAATTATTGAAAAGAGGAAACGGATTATTCGGGAGTGCTGAGATGACCGGTAGTATTGGTGTTGTGACCTTAAACATGGCAAGATTGGGTTATTTGCACAAACATGATTTACAAGGCCTTTACAATAAACTCAATCACCTTCTCGAATTGGCAAAGTCAAGTCTGGAGAAAAAACGTGAATTTATCCAGCTATTATACGATCGGGGTTTATTTCCATATACCAAAAGATATTTACCTCATTTCAGAAATCATTTTTCGACGATCGGCGTAAATGGCATGAATGAAATGATCAGAAATTTTACCGGAGATCAATGCGACATCATTCATACTGAAGGACATGAACTGGCATTGAATATACTGGAACATATCCGCAAAAAAATGTCGAACATCCAGGAAGAAACGGGCAATCTTTTTAACCTGGAAGCCACACCTGCAGAAGGGACCACTTATCGGTTTGCAAAAGAAGACAAAAAGAGATTTCCGGATATTCTTCAAGCTGGTTATGGCGATCACATTTATTACACCAATAGCTCGCAGCTCCCGGTAAATTATACTGATGATCCTTTTGAAGCTTTGTTATTGCAGGATGAGCTGCAATGTAAATACACTGGGGGCACCGTGCTTCATTTGTACATGCGGGAAAAAATCAGTTCGCCGGAAGCTTGCCGTAAACTCGTTCAAAAAGTCATTTCAAATTTTCGCTTGCCCTATATCACAGTGACGCCCGTTTTCAGTGTTTGCAACAAACATGGCTACCTCAGCGGTGAACACGAATATTGTCCGCAATGCGATGAACTTTTATTAAAAACTTTATTAACCGATTCAAATAAAAACTAG
- a CDS encoding mobile mystery protein A yields MGKKALQVQHLSDKMQVVSILNNVAQPPTGWIKATRITLGITLQQLGNKLSISKQSMRDIERREQDGTITIKALTAAAHALDMNLVYGFVPMDGTLEQLIDRKAKELATQIVLRTSNSMKLEDQENSKKRLLKAIEECTTALKNEMPKILWD; encoded by the coding sequence ATGGGCAAAAAGGCATTACAGGTTCAGCATCTTAGTGATAAAATGCAAGTGGTTTCAATTTTAAATAATGTAGCACAGCCGCCAACTGGCTGGATTAAAGCTACTCGTATTACTTTAGGTATAACATTGCAGCAATTGGGAAATAAGTTATCCATTTCAAAGCAAAGCATGCGAGATATAGAACGAAGGGAACAGGATGGCACAATTACAATTAAAGCACTTACGGCCGCAGCTCATGCATTAGATATGAATTTGGTGTATGGATTCGTACCTATGGATGGCACTTTGGAGCAATTGATTGACAGAAAAGCAAAAGAGTTAGCCACCCAAATTGTATTAAGGACCTCCAACTCCATGAAATTGGAGGATCAGGAAAATTCGAAAAAACGTTTACTTAAAGCAATTGAGGAATGCACAACTGCTTTAAAAAACGAAATGCCTAAGATTTTATGGGATTAA
- a CDS encoding T9SS type A sorting domain-containing protein, translating into MKAILQNKLQLILCLLLCSTAIIGQDLSIISFKSMPAQIYLHRPIVFQLVIINQGPEPVPGFIIEIKVSNQDNGRMVFEKTYMMGFLSGFSTTTLLTNADLFYLNREEAHLASAEIIFDGDPGPTNNYAQFEFTPESLGIQLTSEQWNSSSPTNPSIYPYGAIGFKLPKSLFQLIKNPLIQIACGKNENLLPCFYNFPFPPMEERDVWIPINYTSADFVAGELIQDLQLSILITDYTWSNQKLPWFDFIENTCHQLNTSAYGGNWISPTADPPLVKTPVSFTNNMLPDLNYQSGIVGLDLNALAPKTNPCYSGDNRASGPAAASNGLMSLINKHPDELDNGLQQREILELISRDALRRTASGITVKQFIESKLNLLDNLCMPLGIEYQWAQNTLPLIMSPQVYQRSQASNAYLQYGDLPSFDFIKTKISAGASVELIFGYYDNNNQRLEGSWANVCGILDHPSFHGIYIHLDIDDQNAGGHRIFYSHLKQENSKKWSRLVSFENLNYACWLEAAVSQEFKPGKMFNPIPLTTFRNIHLSGPLQSYQLSGTFRLFIPASEMTEQAYVNIFAQKESGAWVWLSRAVPLAVFDNDYKLDNPFSYQRLDLNAAQLKDKLLNVYVDYGRDVNSYNSIIPHWKLKKNLVYKIQTKDIMIKYNPVSGDGDDHSDHTTGSPLPDIRSSAVADSVYRGCKVDNLDLDSSRHRPNSSMNTQGDWNACAPTAAANSMQWLEGQFPDKIKTNLSLREKMEELSRLMKRPNEQGVLTDSFILGKLAFIDKYKLPIKVKFQRCCHWPIEDIRSPDSLHGHSARNDNDTMKPFRLRWDWLVREMKAGEDVELEFVYKDIKKDSVVGAHMVTATGIKIVGDQRGFWYKDDERQDTVDGTGESFVHWENDSMGYVYVPELSDSCVRTYVTSMISESYDSTVVFYVIAVDDLERSGIRVWPNPVECKTQLNIQLNESWQGIVQWRLIDFAGRVNSSGKMRSYINNYRLSIPTTDLIPGNLYLLQLIHDKQFYAIKIFVTH; encoded by the coding sequence ATGAAAGCAATTTTACAAAATAAGCTCCAATTAATTCTTTGCCTGTTGTTATGTTCAACTGCCATCATTGGTCAAGATCTGAGCATCATTTCATTCAAGTCAATGCCTGCCCAAATATACCTGCACAGACCTATTGTCTTTCAGCTTGTGATCATCAATCAAGGTCCAGAACCTGTTCCGGGTTTTATTATCGAAATTAAAGTTTCCAATCAGGACAATGGCCGGATGGTTTTTGAAAAAACATATATGATGGGGTTTCTTTCAGGATTTTCCACGACGACCTTACTCACCAATGCAGATTTATTTTACCTAAATAGAGAAGAAGCTCATTTAGCATCGGCAGAAATAATATTTGATGGAGATCCAGGACCAACGAATAATTATGCTCAATTTGAATTCACACCAGAAAGTTTAGGTATTCAACTTACTTCTGAACAATGGAATTCGTCTTCACCAACAAATCCTTCCATTTATCCCTATGGTGCCATCGGCTTTAAACTTCCCAAAAGCTTGTTCCAGTTGATTAAAAATCCATTGATCCAAATTGCCTGTGGAAAAAATGAAAATTTATTGCCCTGTTTTTATAATTTCCCATTCCCACCGATGGAAGAACGGGATGTTTGGATTCCAATCAATTATACCAGCGCTGATTTTGTCGCGGGAGAGCTAATTCAAGATTTACAATTATCCATTCTGATCACAGATTATACCTGGTCAAATCAAAAGCTCCCTTGGTTTGATTTTATTGAAAATACATGTCATCAATTGAACACCAGTGCCTATGGTGGAAATTGGATCAGTCCGACTGCAGATCCTCCTTTGGTAAAAACACCTGTTTCGTTTACAAATAATATGCTTCCCGATCTAAACTATCAATCCGGTATAGTCGGATTGGATTTGAATGCTTTAGCTCCAAAGACAAATCCATGTTATTCCGGAGATAATAGGGCTAGTGGGCCTGCAGCTGCTTCCAATGGATTAATGTCACTGATCAATAAGCATCCAGATGAACTTGACAATGGATTGCAGCAAAGGGAAATACTCGAATTGATCAGCAGGGATGCACTGCGTCGAACAGCTTCGGGAATTACTGTCAAACAATTCATTGAAAGTAAATTAAACCTCCTGGACAATTTATGCATGCCTTTAGGAATTGAATATCAATGGGCGCAAAATACTTTGCCATTGATTATGAGTCCACAAGTATACCAGAGAAGTCAGGCGAGCAACGCATATTTGCAATATGGAGACCTTCCTTCATTTGATTTTATAAAAACGAAAATAAGTGCAGGTGCTTCAGTTGAACTAATATTTGGATATTATGACAACAATAACCAACGCCTTGAAGGAAGCTGGGCAAATGTTTGTGGAATTCTTGATCATCCATCGTTTCATGGCATCTATATACACTTAGATATTGATGACCAAAATGCAGGAGGACATAGGATCTTTTATTCTCATTTAAAGCAAGAAAATTCAAAAAAATGGTCACGACTTGTGAGCTTTGAAAATCTCAATTATGCTTGCTGGCTTGAGGCAGCGGTATCTCAGGAGTTTAAGCCGGGTAAAATGTTTAATCCCATTCCTTTGACGACGTTTAGAAATATTCATTTGTCAGGACCTTTGCAATCTTATCAATTGTCCGGGACATTCCGGCTTTTCATCCCGGCTTCTGAAATGACAGAACAGGCTTATGTAAATATTTTTGCGCAAAAGGAATCCGGAGCATGGGTTTGGCTATCCAGAGCTGTGCCTTTAGCCGTTTTTGACAATGACTACAAATTGGATAATCCATTCAGTTACCAACGACTTGATCTGAATGCAGCCCAGTTGAAAGACAAATTGTTGAATGTGTACGTAGATTATGGAAGAGATGTAAATTCCTACAATTCTATTATTCCTCATTGGAAACTAAAAAAGAATTTGGTCTATAAAATACAGACCAAAGACATTATGATAAAATACAATCCGGTGAGTGGAGATGGCGACGATCACAGTGATCACACAACCGGAAGTCCATTGCCGGACATAAGAAGCTCTGCGGTTGCAGATTCAGTCTACAGAGGATGCAAAGTTGATAATCTGGATCTGGATTCTTCAAGGCATAGACCTAACTCAAGCATGAATACACAGGGAGATTGGAATGCATGTGCTCCAACTGCCGCAGCCAATAGCATGCAGTGGCTGGAAGGACAATTTCCGGATAAAATTAAAACGAATCTGAGTTTGCGAGAAAAAATGGAAGAACTCAGTAGGCTTATGAAAAGACCAAATGAGCAAGGAGTATTAACTGATTCCTTTATTCTGGGTAAACTGGCTTTTATAGACAAGTACAAATTACCGATAAAGGTAAAATTCCAACGCTGCTGTCACTGGCCAATTGAAGACATAAGGTCGCCGGATAGTTTGCACGGTCATTCTGCACGAAATGACAATGATACCATGAAACCATTTCGTTTGAGATGGGATTGGCTGGTCCGGGAGATGAAGGCCGGGGAAGACGTTGAACTAGAGTTTGTCTATAAAGATATCAAAAAGGATTCAGTTGTAGGTGCACATATGGTTACTGCAACGGGCATAAAGATTGTTGGAGACCAAAGGGGATTTTGGTATAAAGACGATGAGCGACAGGACACTGTTGATGGAACAGGCGAGTCTTTCGTCCATTGGGAAAATGATTCTATGGGATATGTTTATGTCCCGGAACTGTCAGATTCCTGCGTTCGTACTTATGTTACCAGTATGATTTCAGAAAGTTATGACAGCACCGTTGTCTTTTATGTCATTGCAGTTGATGATCTAGAAAGATCTGGAATTCGAGTTTGGCCAAATCCTGTAGAATGTAAAACGCAGTTGAATATTCAATTGAATGAATCCTGGCAGGGAATTGTTCAGTGGCGATTGATTGACTTCGCCGGTCGAGTGAATTCTTCAGGTAAAATGCGATCTTATATTAATAATTATCGGCTCAGTATTCCTACAACAGATCTGATCCCTGGCAATCTTTATTTGCTTCAATTAATTCATGACAAACAATTTTATGCGATAAAGATCTTTGTAACACATTAA
- a CDS encoding anaerobic ribonucleoside-triphosphate reductase activating protein — MANPIYHITPFSLLDYPDKIACIVWFAGCNMRCLYCYNIDIVKGKGRMSYDEVLEFLDTRKNLLDAVVLSGGECMLHIRIEQFIKNIKLRNMLVKIDTNGSNPRALSRLLRENLVDYVALDFKALQDRFHKITGSDHFRNFEKTLDLLIHNTVPFEVRTTVHSKLIDENYLKQMVAYLKNKGYSGKYYLQNFFNDTPTLGEMENDYTAIPVDSLQQFGIPVCLRTT, encoded by the coding sequence ATGGCTAATCCCATTTATCATATTACACCCTTTTCGTTACTCGATTATCCCGACAAAATAGCCTGTATCGTTTGGTTTGCTGGTTGTAACATGCGCTGTTTATATTGTTACAATATAGACATCGTCAAAGGCAAAGGGCGTATGAGCTATGATGAAGTTCTGGAGTTTCTCGACACCAGAAAAAATTTATTGGATGCCGTGGTGCTTAGTGGTGGCGAATGCATGTTGCATATTCGGATCGAACAGTTCATCAAAAACATCAAACTCCGCAACATGTTGGTTAAAATTGACACCAACGGCTCCAACCCACGAGCTTTATCCAGGCTCCTACGCGAAAATTTGGTCGATTATGTTGCACTTGATTTTAAAGCCCTCCAGGATAGGTTTCATAAAATCACCGGTTCCGATCATTTCCGCAATTTTGAAAAGACACTGGACCTTTTGATACATAACACTGTTCCCTTCGAAGTAAGAACAACTGTTCATTCAAAACTCATTGATGAAAACTACTTAAAACAAATGGTAGCTTATTTAAAGAACAAAGGCTACAGCGGTAAATATTATTTACAAAATTTCTTTAACGATACGCCAACGCTGGGAGAAATGGAAAATGATTACACAGCCATCCCGGTAGATTCGCTGCAACAATTTGGAATTCCGGTTTGTCTCAGGACTACTTAA
- a CDS encoding mobile mystery protein B, with translation MGLKFEHLDGQTPLYEEEKDGLLIPTIATRGELDEFEQQNIEQAVQWVLMKTFKPDVVFTEKFIQDVHKRMYGNIWAWAGDFRRSNKNLGVDKWQISIELKKLLEDAIFWMDNKTYSPDEFAIRFKHKLVSIHCFPNGNGRHSRLLADIIIGKLFKLQVFSWGASHLDPASNSRAIYINALKKADNGDIVPLLKFARL, from the coding sequence ATGGGATTAAAATTTGAACACCTAGATGGGCAAACCCCTTTGTATGAAGAAGAAAAAGACGGATTGCTCATTCCAACTATTGCTACCCGGGGAGAGCTGGATGAGTTTGAACAACAAAATATTGAGCAGGCTGTACAATGGGTTTTAATGAAAACATTTAAGCCGGATGTAGTCTTCACTGAAAAATTTATCCAGGATGTTCACAAGCGAATGTATGGAAATATTTGGGCTTGGGCAGGTGATTTCAGAAGGTCCAATAAGAACCTTGGAGTTGACAAATGGCAAATTTCCATCGAACTCAAAAAACTCTTAGAGGATGCAATATTCTGGATGGATAACAAAACCTATAGCCCTGATGAATTTGCAATAAGGTTTAAACATAAACTCGTGAGCATACATTGTTTCCCTAATGGAAACGGTAGACATAGCCGCTTATTAGCTGATATTATTATTGGGAAACTATTTAAACTGCAAGTATTTTCCTGGGGTGCGTCTCATCTGGACCCGGCTTCAAATTCAAGAGCAATTTATATTAACGCCCTTAAAAAAGCAGACAATGGTGATATTGTTCCTTTGTTAAAATTTGCCCGTTTATAA
- a CDS encoding tyrosine-type recombinase/integrase has protein sequence MTANNGITDEISSYWARHSFATSLIRAGKSMEVVGEAFGHSDKKTTQNYFAGFDDETKKTISNALMDFLDL, from the coding sequence TTGACAGCTAATAACGGTATAACAGATGAAATTTCCAGTTATTGGGCAAGGCATAGTTTTGCCACAAGTTTGATACGTGCTGGTAAAAGCATGGAGGTCGTTGGCGAAGCTTTTGGCCATAGTGATAAAAAAACTACCCAGAATTATTTTGCCGGTTTTGATGATGAAACCAAAAAGACGATCAGCAATGCTCTGATGGATTTTTTGGATCTATAA
- a CDS encoding mobile mystery protein B: MGLKFEHPDGQTPLYEEEKDGLLIPTIATRGELDEFEQQNIEQAVQWVLMKTFKPDVVFTEKFIRDVHKRMYGNIWAWAGDFRRSNKNLGVDKWQISIELKKLLEDAIFWMDNKTYSPDEFAIRFKHKLVSIHCFPNGNGRHSRLLADIIIGKLFKLQVFSWGASHLDPASNSRATYINALKKADNGEIVPLLEFARS, encoded by the coding sequence ATGGGATTAAAATTTGAACACCCAGATGGGCAAACCCCTTTGTATGAAGAAGAAAAAGACGGATTGCTCATTCCAACTATTGCTACACGGGGAGAGCTGGATGAGTTTGAACAACAAAATATTGAGCAGGCTGTACAATGGGTTTTAATGAAAACATTTAAGCCGGATGTAGTCTTCACTGAAAAATTTATCCGAGATGTTCACAAAAGAATGTATGGAAATATTTGGGCTTGGGCAGGTGATTTCAGAAGGTCTAATAAGAACCTTGGAGTTGACAAATGGCAAATTTCCATCGAACTCAAAAAACTCTTAGAGGATGCAATATTCTGGATGGATAACAAAACCTATAGCCCTGATGAATTTGCAATAAGGTTTAAACATAAACTCGTTAGCATACATTGTTTCCCTAATGGAAACGGCAGACATAGCCGCTTATTAGCTGATATTATTATTGGGAAACTATTTAAACTGCAAGTATTTTCCTGGGGTGCGTCTCATCTGGACCCGGCATCAAATTCAAGAGCAACTTATATTAACGCCCTTAAAAAAGCAGACAATGGTGAGATTGTTCCTTTGTTAGAATTTGCCCGTTCATAA